Proteins from a single region of Abyssalbus ytuae:
- a CDS encoding DUF885 domain-containing protein, whose product MKLNIFKVVFLLIPLLFFMSCKKDTTKQEPVEATMTAESQKANDFFQKIFDTYVDNNPEFQTRLGIKKDYDKWNDDSPASDERDYKINKEALQWIKDSINPELLDEATKLSYDLFKQQLENDIEDYKYRLYNYPVNQMYGAQSRKPAFLINMHRIDSIADAEAYISRLNGFTDSFSQLIENLKEREEKGIIPPKFVFDKVIQDSKNILVGKPFDNSKESGTLLADFESKVSKLEIDEEKKSELIKKAEEALINVVKPAYEKLIAFATEQQKRATTDDGAWKFPEGEAFYNNALKRTTTTNMTADEIHQFGLSEVKRIHGEMNTIKEKVGFKGSLQEFFTFMKTDKQFYYPDTDKGREEYLAKAVHIIDSMKTRLDELFIVKPKEDIIVKRVETFREKSAGKAFYQRPAADGSRPGIYYANLYDINAMPTYQMEALAYHEGIPGHHMQLAIQQELENIPMFRKFGGYTAYTEGWGLYSEFIPKEMGFYSDPYSDFGRLAMELWRACRLVVDTGIHAKKWTRQQGIEYYTSNTPNAESDAVKMVERHIVMPSQATAYKIGMNKILELRKAAKEKLGDNFDIREYHDVVLTNGAVPLNVLEDMVNEWIESKSKS is encoded by the coding sequence ATGAAACTAAACATTTTCAAAGTGGTATTTCTTTTAATCCCGCTTTTATTTTTTATGAGTTGTAAAAAAGATACAACCAAACAAGAACCTGTTGAAGCAACTATGACGGCTGAATCTCAAAAAGCCAATGATTTTTTTCAGAAAATTTTTGATACATATGTAGATAATAATCCTGAATTTCAAACCCGTTTAGGTATAAAAAAAGATTATGATAAATGGAATGATGATTCTCCTGCATCCGATGAAAGAGATTATAAAATAAATAAGGAAGCTTTACAATGGATAAAAGATTCAATTAATCCTGAATTACTTGACGAAGCTACTAAATTAAGTTATGACCTGTTTAAGCAACAATTAGAAAACGATATAGAAGATTATAAGTATCGTCTTTATAATTACCCGGTAAACCAAATGTATGGAGCACAATCGCGCAAACCTGCCTTTTTAATAAATATGCACCGTATTGACAGTATTGCCGATGCTGAAGCCTATATCTCAAGATTGAACGGTTTTACCGATAGTTTTTCTCAGTTAATTGAAAACCTGAAAGAAAGAGAAGAAAAGGGTATTATTCCTCCAAAATTTGTTTTTGATAAAGTTATCCAGGATTCTAAAAATATCCTGGTGGGAAAACCTTTTGATAACTCTAAGGAATCAGGCACACTGCTAGCTGATTTTGAATCTAAAGTAAGCAAACTTGAAATAGATGAGGAAAAAAAATCTGAACTGATTAAAAAAGCCGAGGAGGCTTTGATCAATGTAGTAAAACCTGCTTATGAAAAATTAATCGCATTTGCCACCGAACAACAAAAAAGAGCGACTACCGATGATGGAGCATGGAAATTTCCTGAAGGAGAAGCTTTTTATAATAATGCCTTAAAAAGAACGACCACAACCAATATGACAGCTGATGAAATACATCAGTTTGGGTTAAGTGAAGTTAAAAGGATTCATGGTGAAATGAATACGATTAAAGAAAAAGTAGGCTTTAAGGGTTCATTACAGGAGTTTTTCACCTTTATGAAAACGGATAAGCAATTTTATTATCCGGATACCGATAAGGGGAGGGAAGAGTACTTGGCAAAAGCTGTTCATATTATTGACAGTATGAAAACAAGACTGGATGAATTATTTATTGTTAAGCCTAAAGAAGATATTATAGTGAAACGTGTAGAGACTTTCAGGGAAAAATCGGCAGGAAAAGCATTTTATCAAAGACCTGCTGCTGATGGATCAAGACCAGGTATTTACTATGCAAATTTATATGATATAAATGCAATGCCAACATATCAGATGGAAGCTTTGGCATATCATGAAGGTATACCCGGACACCATATGCAGTTAGCAATTCAGCAGGAACTTGAAAATATTCCAATGTTTAGGAAATTTGGAGGTTATACTGCCTACACTGAAGGTTGGGGGCTTTATTCAGAATTTATTCCTAAAGAAATGGGCTTTTACAGTGACCCTTATTCAGATTTTGGCCGTTTAGCCATGGAGTTATGGAGAGCATGCCGCCTGGTAGTAGATACCGGTATACATGCCAAAAAATGGACAAGACAACAAGGTATAGAATATTATACTTCTAATACACCTAATGCTGAATCGGACGCTGTTAAAATGGTAGAACGTCATATAGTTATGCCATCTCAGGCTACTGCTTATAAAATAGGAATGAATAAAATACTGGAACTGAGAAAAGCAGCAAAGGAAAAGCTTGGAGATAATTTTGACATAAGAGAATATCATGATGTAGTATTAACAAATGGTGCAGTACCACTAAATGTATTGGAGGACATGGTAAATGAATGGATTGAAAGTAAATCTAAAAGTTAA
- a CDS encoding protein-disulfide reductase DsbD family protein produces the protein MKKLTLILTLITGFIMNAQNFQEPVTWNYSVEKINSTEYNLIFSAAIEDQWHVYSQFTPDGGALPTEITFNNVNEDFELVGEAKEGKTYREYSEVFEVDEVFFKNELLITQRIKLLKENIKSIQGNIFYQACIDVCINRDEDFIFSLDGTKVAVAQKTVDEKSQQISQNLKLSIKNPEKIVDVTNKGDKEKGLLSIFILGFLGGLIALLTPCVFPMIPLTVSFFTKHTKDKKKGITNAIIYGLFIIGIYLLLSIPFHFLDSLNPEILNNISTNVWLNVIFFVIFIFFAFSFFGYYELTLPSSWGNKMDSASNVGGMLGIFFMALTLAIVSFSCTGPILGSLLAGSLSADGGAYQLTAGMTGFGTALALPFALFALFPNWLNSLPKSGGWMNTVKVVLGFLELALAFKFLSNADLVQHWGLLKREIFIALWIVIFVLMALYIFNIIKFPHDGPKKKLGFTRITFGILVIAFIIYLIPGLQKTESSNLKLLSGFPPPLFYSIYEQETECPLGLTCFKDFDEGIAYAEENNKPVLLDFTGWACVNCRKMEENVWSENRVYSLLKDNYVLISLYVDDRKNLPDEKQFNYQFDSGRVKTIETVGDKWATFQALNFKSASQPYYVLMSPDLKLLNTPQQYTDADVYYNWLKQGLENYR, from the coding sequence ATGAAAAAATTAACTTTAATCTTAACCTTGATAACCGGTTTTATAATGAATGCCCAAAATTTTCAGGAACCGGTTACCTGGAATTATTCTGTAGAAAAAATCAACTCAACTGAATACAATTTAATATTTTCTGCGGCCATAGAAGATCAATGGCATGTATATTCTCAATTTACTCCCGACGGAGGGGCTTTGCCTACTGAAATTACATTTAATAATGTCAATGAAGATTTTGAGTTAGTGGGAGAAGCAAAAGAAGGAAAAACCTATAGAGAGTACAGCGAAGTTTTTGAAGTAGATGAAGTTTTTTTTAAAAATGAACTTTTAATAACACAGCGTATTAAACTCCTTAAGGAAAATATTAAATCCATTCAGGGAAATATTTTTTATCAGGCATGTATAGATGTTTGTATAAACAGAGATGAAGATTTTATTTTTTCTTTAGATGGCACCAAAGTTGCCGTTGCCCAAAAAACAGTTGATGAAAAAAGCCAGCAAATATCTCAAAATCTCAAGCTTTCCATTAAAAATCCCGAAAAAATAGTAGATGTAACCAACAAAGGCGATAAAGAAAAAGGATTACTGAGTATTTTTATCTTAGGTTTTTTAGGCGGTTTAATTGCTTTATTAACTCCATGTGTTTTTCCCATGATCCCTTTAACAGTGTCTTTTTTTACAAAGCATACAAAAGATAAGAAAAAGGGAATAACAAACGCAATAATATATGGTTTGTTTATTATAGGTATCTACTTGCTTTTAAGTATACCTTTCCATTTTCTGGATTCTTTAAACCCCGAAATCTTGAATAATATCTCTACCAATGTGTGGTTAAATGTTATTTTCTTTGTAATATTTATATTTTTCGCCTTTTCATTTTTTGGCTATTACGAATTAACCCTGCCAAGTTCGTGGGGAAATAAAATGGATTCGGCATCGAATGTAGGGGGGATGTTAGGTATTTTTTTCATGGCCTTAACCCTGGCGATAGTTTCTTTTTCCTGTACAGGACCAATTTTAGGCTCTTTGCTTGCGGGCTCTTTATCTGCTGACGGAGGAGCCTATCAGTTAACAGCTGGTATGACCGGTTTCGGGACAGCTTTAGCATTACCTTTTGCTTTATTTGCATTATTCCCGAATTGGTTAAACAGTTTGCCAAAATCAGGTGGCTGGATGAATACTGTGAAAGTGGTATTAGGATTTCTTGAACTGGCCCTTGCATTTAAGTTTTTGAGTAATGCAGATTTAGTACAACACTGGGGATTATTAAAAAGAGAAATATTTATAGCTCTCTGGATAGTGATATTTGTTTTAATGGCCCTTTACATTTTTAATATAATAAAGTTTCCGCACGATGGTCCTAAGAAAAAATTAGGTTTCACCAGGATTACTTTTGGTATTTTGGTAATAGCTTTTATAATTTATTTAATTCCCGGCTTGCAAAAAACAGAATCTTCTAATCTTAAACTTCTTAGCGGTTTTCCTCCACCTTTATTTTACAGTATTTATGAGCAGGAAACCGAATGTCCTTTAGGATTAACATGTTTTAAAGATTTTGACGAAGGTATAGCCTATGCTGAAGAAAACAATAAACCTGTTTTACTGGATTTTACCGGATGGGCATGTGTGAATTGTAGAAAAATGGAAGAAAATGTATGGAGTGAAAACAGGGTATATTCATTATTAAAAGATAATTATGTACTTATTTCGTTATATGTAGATGACAGGAAGAATTTACCTGATGAGAAGCAATTTAATTATCAGTTTGATTCCGGACGTGTAAAAACCATTGAAACAGTGGGAGATAAGTGGGCTACTTTTCAGGCATTAAATTTTAAATCGGCATCACAACCATATTACGTACTTATGTCCCCGGATTTAAAATTGTTGAATACACCCCAGCAATATACAGATGCTGATGTATATTATAATTGGTTAAAACAAGGTTTGGAAAATTACAGGTAA
- the tilS gene encoding tRNA lysidine(34) synthetase TilS, which produces MLNSFKKHITTNFPFLFNSKLLLAVSGGVDSIVLTHLCRKCKLDVALAHCNFKLRGAESDDDEKFVISIANHLNIEVFVESFDTTSYAEDNNLSIQMAARELRYRWFKQLSNALGFRYIVTAHQAEDNLETFLINLSRGAGLEGLTGIPPTNKKVVRPLLPFSREEITIYAIENNIKWREDSSNIEIKYLRNRLRHKVIPELRKINPHLISNFQNTIKFLKGSSQIVKSHTEYLKSSLFIREEGIIKIPVSQLLKLKPRKPYLYEIFKEFGFTAWDDVESLLTAGSGKQIFSPTHRMIKDREYLLIKNTEKNNSLKEFFINEGEEYVMRPLAMSFFTVNKINENNDSVIYIDKEKLKFPLIVRKRKEGDYFYPFGMKGKKKLSKFFKDEKYSLLDKENQWLLCSGNEIIWVIGKRADDRFKVTEKTSEIIKIKAH; this is translated from the coding sequence GTGCTGAATAGTTTTAAAAAACATATAACCACTAATTTTCCTTTTCTATTTAACTCCAAACTGCTATTGGCAGTAAGTGGGGGGGTTGACAGTATTGTATTAACCCATTTGTGCCGTAAGTGTAAATTAGACGTGGCGTTGGCTCATTGTAATTTTAAATTGCGAGGAGCGGAAAGTGATGATGATGAAAAATTTGTAATTAGTATAGCTAACCATTTGAATATAGAGGTTTTTGTTGAAAGTTTTGATACTACATCCTATGCTGAGGATAATAATTTATCCATCCAGATGGCAGCCAGGGAGTTGAGGTACCGTTGGTTTAAACAATTGAGTAATGCTTTAGGTTTTAGGTATATAGTAACGGCGCATCAGGCTGAGGATAATTTAGAGACTTTTTTAATTAATCTCTCCCGGGGAGCAGGTTTAGAAGGTTTAACGGGAATACCTCCCACAAATAAAAAAGTAGTAAGGCCCCTGCTGCCTTTTTCCAGAGAAGAAATCACAATATATGCAATTGAAAATAATATTAAATGGAGGGAAGACAGTAGTAATATAGAAATCAAATATCTTCGTAACAGATTAAGACATAAAGTAATACCGGAACTGAGGAAAATCAACCCTCATCTTATCTCAAATTTTCAAAACACCATCAAATTTCTTAAAGGGTCTTCACAAATAGTAAAATCTCATACCGAGTATTTGAAATCAAGTTTGTTTATTAGAGAAGAGGGGATAATAAAAATACCTGTTTCACAGTTATTAAAGCTCAAACCCCGGAAACCTTACTTATACGAAATATTTAAAGAGTTTGGTTTTACTGCATGGGATGATGTAGAGTCTTTATTAACTGCGGGCAGTGGAAAACAAATTTTTTCTCCTACTCATAGAATGATTAAAGACCGTGAATATCTCCTTATTAAGAATACTGAAAAAAATAATTCTTTAAAGGAATTTTTTATTAATGAAGGTGAAGAGTATGTTATGAGGCCTTTGGCGATGAGTTTTTTTACCGTTAATAAGATTAACGAAAATAACGATTCAGTTATATATATTGATAAAGAAAAGTTAAAGTTTCCGTTAATTGTAAGGAAAAGAAAAGAAGGTGACTATTTTTATCCTTTCGGAATGAAAGGAAAAAAAAAGTTGAGTAAATTTTTTAAAGATGAAAAATATTCACTTTTGGATAAAGAAAATCAATGGCTGCTATGTTCAGGTAATGAGATTATTTGGGTAATAGGAAAAAGAGCCGACGATAGATTTAAAGTAACGGAAAAAACCTCTGAAATTATTAAAATTAAAGCCCATTAA